In Zingiber officinale cultivar Zhangliang chromosome 6A, Zo_v1.1, whole genome shotgun sequence, a single genomic region encodes these proteins:
- the LOC121995417 gene encoding uncharacterized protein LOC121995417 translates to MASLMCLIYLILLFSLLLCSIEGRNIPLTEEEDLEIEKELQSLNKPPVKTLKSFTGDLFDCIEMYKQPAFDNPVLKNHKLQIRPSFLTKSNVTTDENFKPPLDPGFNDTCPLGTVIIRRTRKEELIMAKELPKYFRNYGSRYGVLDSSDNNYYAIMQSQKAKFHGFESSITTWALPNVGPDQSTANQVWMVGDLDGPEENLNVIQTGWHVNPKLYDDKFTRFFTYYTIDDYKTGCMNLLCKGFIQVSAIHGPGYAFTGSDLSTYGGNQSYFSFQIRKDPELGHWWLSTADENLGYWPKEVLPSFDVSKQIDFGGIVYSPNNEGSPPMGSGYFAEEGMGKSSYFMSVTFRGDDQRAFTPGKNWARVAQNVADKYYQIIGPNPDSGLWNVAYGGPGGLFNTSELTVPIIV, encoded by the exons ATGGCGTCATTAATGTGCCTGATTTACTTGATATTGCTCTTCTCTCTTTTGCTTTGTTCAATTGAAGGAAGAAACATCCCCTTGACTGAGGAAGAAGACCTGGAGATAGAGAAAGAACTCCAAAGCCTCAACAAACCCCCGGTCAAAACCCTAAAG TCCTTCACTGGGGATCTTTTTGACTGCATCGAAATGTACAAACAACCTGCATTCGATAATCCTGTCCTGAAAAATCATAAGCTACAG ATACGACCAAGTTTTCTAACGAAGAGCAATGTGACTACGGATGAAAATTTTAAACCACCTTTAGATCCAGGCTTCAACGATACTTGTCCTCTAGGAACTGTTATCATTCGTCGAACTCGAAAAGAAGAACTAATCATGGCTAAAGAACTACCCAAATACTTCAGGAACTATGGCTCTAGATATGGTGTTCTTGATTCTTCAGACAACAATTAT TATGCGATAATGCAGAGCCAGAAAGCTAAATTCCATGGCTTTGAATCTAGTATCACTACGTGGGCACTCCCAAATGTGGGGCCAGATCAATCCACTGCAAATCAAGTATGGATGGTGGGAGACCTCGATGGCCCTGAAGAAAACCTGAATGTTATTCAAACGGGATGGCAC GTTAATCCTAAGCTATATGACGATAAGTTTACTCGTTTTTTCACTTATTATACA ATCGACGATTACAAGACGGGCTGCATGAACTTACTTTGCAAAGGGTTCATACAAGTTTCAGCAATCCATGGACCTGGATATGCCTTCACCGGTAGCGACCTTTCTACGTACGGAGGCAATCAATCATACTTCAGCTTTCAAATACGAAAG GATCCTGAACTTGGTCACTGGTGGTTGTCAACGGCAGATGAGAATCTTGGATATTGGCCAAAGGAGGTTTTACCTAGTTTTGATGTATCAAAACAGATAGACTTTGGGGGTATAGTGTATTCGCCCAACAATGAGGGGTCTCCTCCCATGGGGAGTGGTTATTTTGCCGAAGAAGGGATGGGTAAATCCAGCTATTTTATGTCAGTGACGTTCAGAGGGGATGACCAGCGTGCTTTCACTCCGGGCAAGAACTGGGCGCGCGTGGCACAGAATGTAGCTGACAAATATTATCAAATTATTGGACCTAATCCAGACAGTGGTCTTTGGAATGTTGCTTATGGTGGACCGGGTGGGTTGTTTAATACTAGTGAACTGACCGTGCCTATCATCGTATAA